Part of the bacterium genome is shown below.
TACACGTTGTGCATGCCGGGGATTCCGATCGTCACCTCGCCGAGGCTTCCCGCGCCCGCGTCAACGACGGTGAAGCGGCTCTGGAAGCGGTCGAACGTGACATCCTGGGCGACCAGGTCCGCCTGCGGCGACAGGCCGTAGGTGACGTAGCGCTTGTGCATCTTCGGCAAGAGCGCCTGGACGTTTTCGTGGTCGATGCAAAGCACCATCAGGCCGTAGAACGGCACCTTGTTGATGAACAGCTCGAAGGTGCGGCGCAGGTGCTCGAGCCCGGAGTAGTAATCCATGTGCTCCGGATCGATGTTCGTGACCACGCCGATCATCGGCGAGAGCAGAAGGAAGCTGCCGTCGGACTCGTCGGCCTCGGCGACGAGATACGGCCCGCCGCCTAGCTTGGCGTTGCTGCCGATGGAATCGAGCCGCCCGCCGACGACGACGGTCGGATCGAGCTCGGCCGCGCCGAGAATCGTCGCGATCAGGCTGGTCGTCGTCGTCTTGCCGTGCGTGCCGGCGACGGCGATCCCGAACTTCATGCGCATCAGCTCGGCGAGCATCTCCGCGCGCGGGATGACCGGGATGAACGCGGCGCGAGCCGCCTGCACCTCCGGATTGTCCGCGGGGATGATCGACGACGTGACGAGCACGTCCGCGCCGGCGATGTTCTCCTCGCGGTGGCCGATGTGGATCGTCGCGCCCAGATCCGCGAGGCGCCGCGTCTGCGTGTTTTCGTGCAGGTCGGAGCCGGAGACCTCGTAGTTCAGGTTGCGCAGCACCTCGGCGATACCGCTCATGCCGATGCCGCCGATTCCCACGAAGTGAATGCGCCGGGTCTTGCGAAACATCAGGCGCCTCCCGCCATCGCGACGATGCGCCGCGCGATCGCGTCCGCGGCCTGGGGTTTGCCGAGGCTGCGCGCGGCGTCGGCCATCGCCAACAGGCGCTCGGGCGCCTGGCGCAGGCGATCGACGATCCGGGCCATCGCGCCGCCGGTCAGGTCCGCGTCGTTGACGATCTCCGCCGCGCCCGCGCTCTCCAGGTACTCGGCATTCGCGCGCTGGTGATCGTCCGCCGCGAACGGATACGGCACGAGCACGCTCGGCAGGCCAAGCGCCGTCAGTTCCGCGATGGTTGTCGCGCCGGCGCGGCAAAACACGAGGCTCGCGCGCGCGTACGCTTCGGCCATGTCGTCGATGAACGCGCGCGCATCGACCGGCAGGTTCCGGTCGGCGTAAAACGCGCGCACGCCGTCAATCTCGCGAGGGCCGGTCTGGTGCGTCATCGAAAAGCCGTCCGCGAAGCGATCGGGGTGGCCGGCCGCGAATTCCTTCGCCGCTTCGTTCAGCCGATGGGCGCCCTGGCTGCCGCCGAAAACCAACAGATGGAACCCGCCGTCGTTTTTTTCGGC
Proteins encoded:
- the murC gene encoding UDP-N-acetylmuramate--L-alanine ligase, translated to MFRKTRRIHFVGIGGIGMSGIAEVLRNLNYEVSGSDLHENTQTRRLADLGATIHIGHREENIAGADVLVTSSIIPADNPEVQAARAAFIPVIPRAEMLAELMRMKFGIAVAGTHGKTTTTSLIATILGAAELDPTVVVGGRLDSIGSNAKLGGGPYLVAEADESDGSFLLLSPMIGVVTNIDPEHMDYYSGLEHLRRTFELFINKVPFYGLMVLCIDHENVQALLPKMHKRYVTYGLSPQADLVAQDVTFDRFQSRFTVVDAGAGSLGEVTIGIPGMHNVYNTLAAICVARELEIPFDVVRAALKDFRGVGRRFERVAEVGDVLIIDDYGHHPMEIRATLAAAKSFDRRIVACFQPHRYTRTRDRFEEFLTAFNDADILVITDIYAANEKPIEGVTARKMFDGVRACGHKHVLFEPDKSRLVDMLADIAEPGDLVITLGAGDVTRIAHGLSVELQDRAEATS
- a CDS encoding UDP-N-acetylglucosamine--N-acetylmuramyl-(pentapeptide) pyrophosphoryl-undecaprenol N-acetylglucosamine transferase, yielding LVRFVKPDVVVAVGGYASFAAGVAAFLSRVPLVVLEQNAIPGRVNRVLARLSRLCAVAFPEAARRLAGRRVEEIGNPVREDLLERFAKIRAEKNDGGFHLLVFGGSQGAHRLNEAAKEFAAGHPDRFADGFSMTHQTGPREIDGVRAFYADRNLPVDARAFIDDMAEAYARASLVFCRAGATTIAELTALGLPSVLVPYPFAADDHQRANAEYLESAGAAEIVNDADLTGGAMARIVDRLRQAPERLLAMADAARSLGKPQAADAIARRIVAMAGGA